The DNA sequence ACTGTCGCGTGATAAATACTTCCTTCGAGATAGATAGCAACATGACTGTAATCACCTGTGGCGGTCGTGATAGCCTGTCCCATTTCTGAATCGCCTACTGTAAACAGGAGGTCTCCTTCTTTTAATTGCTCTTTCTTCATTAGCTTCTCCTATATATAAAAGCCAGGGGCCCTTTGCCCTTGGCTTTTGAGTGCGCTTTTTATCCATTAAAACTTTCCGTCAACTGCGGAACCACTTGTTTCTTACGTGATACAGCCCCTTCAAGGAAGGCATGATTGTTTTCTAATTTGAAATTGAAGGCTGCTTCAACCTTATCCCTGTTAGCTCCAAGTGCTAGAATTTCTGAATTGGAGTTCAGAATATCTGTAATCATCAAGACAAAGTCTGAGTAGCCATTAGCTTCTTGTGAGGCCCTGATAGCTTCTTCAATTTCAGCTTGACGATCCAAAACTTCATCAATATCAACCGTATTGACCTGAGCCACGCGCACATTGTTACCATTGAGCTCAAAACTCTTAGCATCAATATCAATCAATTCTTCAGCTGACTTGCTTGAAAGGTTAGTCCCTGCTTTCAGCATAGCCAAGCCATACTCTTCCAAGTTGACGCCAGCAATTTCAGCTAATTCCTTAGCTACTTGGGGATCCGTTTCGTGAGTAGTTGGTGATTTAAGCAAAAGGGTATCAGAGATAAGACCTGATAGGAGAAGACCGGCTACTTCTTTTGGCACTTCAACATTGTTTTCCTTAAAAGCACGATAAACAATTGAAGAAGCTGATCCAACTGGTTCCACACGCATGTAAAGCGGGTTAGCCGTTTCAAAGTTGGCCACACGGTGGTGGTCAATAACAGCTGCGATTTCTACTTCGCGAATATCTGAAATAGATTGCTGAAATTCATTGTGGTCCGTTAAAATAACTTTATCGACCCCTTCTGCCTTAGCAGATTCAACGACACGCAGTGCTTCAACACCAAAATAGTCCAGAACGAAAACGGTTTCTTCATTTGGCGTCCCAAGGGCGACAGCCTCAGCATCACGTCCAAAAGCTGTACGCTCCAAATAAGCCCAGCCGTAGGACGATGCAATAGCATCGGTATCAGGATTTTGGTGACCAAAAACTAAAAATTGTGACATATCTTACCTCGTATTATTGTTTATTTCCCTATCATTTTAGCAAATTTTAGCTTATAAAGAAAGAGAAATAGGAAAACTCCTACTTCTCTGGATAGTCAGCCTCATCTGAAAAATAACGGTCCCTTTCATCAGGGGACAACTCTAAAGAATCGAGGTCTACAACGTAAGACTCATCTTCATAATCAGCATAAGCCTCTGGATCGATCCCATTGTCATAGGCTTGGTCGTAGCCATAAGTTGCAGCAACTTCTTGCTTGGCCTGTTGCCGAGCCCGATCAGCCAGCTTCTTAGCAATCACATCATGCAAATACTTAATAGCAATTAATATAAATTGATAAGCCCAAATTAGGAGTGACTCAATCAGGATAATCAACTCAACAACAACAACGCCCACCAAGGCCCAAACCATGAAGAAGGCAATAAAGAGCTGAGAAAGGATTTTCTTGATATTACCAACCTGATCATTGTGGATCGTTAAAACTTCTGTAAATAGGTCAAAGATGCCCTGTAGGAGTGCTGATCTAATTGCGCGAGAACCCGATTCATTCTCAACTACCCTGGCCCTCGTCGCAATGACTTCATCATGATCGTCATAAAAAAGATCCACCCTATCTCCCAACCTAGGGTTAAAACTAAAAGACAAACGATCAATCCTTTTGACGTGACCGTCCGTATTAGCAAGTACTATGACCTCATCATTAATACTTAATACGCGATACATACTTTACTCTACTTTCTCGAATCATAATATCACAAATTCACAATACTGTCAAAGTAGCTATATCAAGCCTATCCTTAGCTATTTTTCATCTTCCTTCTAACCCAAAAAATCACCCCTGTTTAAACAAGCAGAGGCGATTTTATCTATAAAAGATTTGTTAGGAAGCTTAACCAATAACGATATAACGCCGTTGACCGCCATAACTGACATAGGAAATCCAATCATGGCCGTCCTTGTGCATAATCTTATCGTAGTTGATACTTTCGCCAGCTTGGAAGGTGAAGGCTGTATCCGCAGCCATTCGAGGTTCATTTCTAACATCAACTTGCTTGACAAAAGTATAGCTTTTCAATGACGGAAAGGTTGTTTCATAGTCCGATTTAACTGCTGGTTCAGGAACTGTCGTTTGGGTCCCAGCAATACCAACCAACTTGTTATCATTTTCAACATAGTAGAGGTGGACATTGTAAACACCATGTTGGCTCTTATGATCGCTGACCTTGACACTAACCTTATAATCACCGTTAGCTTGCTTCGTAGCATCATACCAGACAATATCATCTTGGCCGTCATTATCTGTCCAAACCGGAACCTTAACAGCTAAGACACCTTGGCTATCAACCACATCTGAGATGATAACATCAAAGTCACCATTATCCTTATTGTTAAAGGAAAGTGTACCTGTCCGGGTTACTTGAGTTTTTTCAGCTTCAAGAAGGGGATATTGTAGACTTGCAACACCCTTCATAGCACCATCATTTTCAATATAATAGAGGTGAATATTGTAAAGACCGCTTTCATTCTTATGATCAGATATATTCACAGCCACTTTATAGGTGCCGTCACCTTGACTCACAGCATCATACCAAACAATATCATCTTGGTCATCCTTGTCTGTCCAGATTGGAACTT is a window from the Streptococcus criceti HS-6 genome containing:
- a CDS encoding manganese-dependent inorganic pyrophosphatase, with amino-acid sequence MSQFLVFGHQNPDTDAIASSYGWAYLERTAFGRDAEAVALGTPNEETVFVLDYFGVEALRVVESAKAEGVDKVILTDHNEFQQSISDIREVEIAAVIDHHRVANFETANPLYMRVEPVGSASSIVYRAFKENNVEVPKEVAGLLLSGLISDTLLLKSPTTHETDPQVAKELAEIAGVNLEEYGLAMLKAGTNLSSKSAEELIDIDAKSFELNGNNVRVAQVNTVDIDEVLDRQAEIEEAIRASQEANGYSDFVLMITDILNSNSEILALGANRDKVEAAFNFKLENNHAFLEGAVSRKKQVVPQLTESFNG